One segment of Spiroplasma cantharicola DNA contains the following:
- a CDS encoding SGNH/GDSL hydrolase family protein: protein MKKLLSLLTVVSFSISTVTSTVSCMPKQPSTTKTSPLKIGLDIDKSQTIDTTSDPKNHFGFTNYFIVGDSLSDVNGLTTYVKDKFVVNTNLDQFIDFNLTLGGAYGFEDENGVYNSAFSNGKTTGYLLSEKLNFGGMRASNKYSKLVNSKEGYGKNYSVGGATAGKTPDLTTGLVINDFSTEEQARALVKQQKIGSNDLVFFEIGGNDMFSLIQNQDSENEKALVEYMNESIKSIRATLFTLLNNGIKNILFMGPPIMDIVPRYLNREEKQDIVDLGKEYEIKINKVVNEVKSYYPDSLFYTSLYEGENDFPTIIKGYGEYIDKEIENEYNSTSPFAETNVVEINGNTTFTFNELKAIDYKKYIDELKESSTFEKTKLNVTLKAQPSNVNQWNDLTERDQIMKSYFFTDVVHPTKFVHEYVSEIIKEMVLREFK, encoded by the coding sequence ATGAAAAAATTATTATCGCTATTAACAGTAGTTAGTTTTTCAATATCAACAGTTACTTCAACAGTATCTTGTATGCCAAAACAACCAAGTACTACTAAAACAAGTCCTTTGAAAATTGGTTTGGATATAGACAAGAGTCAAACTATTGATACAACTTCAGACCCAAAGAATCATTTTGGTTTTACTAATTATTTTATAGTAGGTGATTCTCTAAGTGATGTTAATGGTTTAACAACATATGTTAAAGATAAATTTGTTGTTAATACAAATTTAGATCAATTTATTGATTTTAATTTAACACTTGGTGGAGCATATGGTTTTGAAGATGAAAATGGTGTTTATAATAGTGCTTTTAGTAATGGAAAAACTACGGGTTATTTATTATCAGAAAAATTAAATTTTGGTGGTATGAGAGCAAGTAATAAATACTCAAAATTAGTCAATTCAAAAGAAGGATATGGTAAAAATTATTCAGTTGGAGGAGCAACAGCTGGTAAAACACCAGATCTTACAACTGGGCTTGTTATTAATGATTTTAGTACAGAAGAACAAGCAAGAGCTTTGGTAAAACAACAAAAAATTGGTTCAAATGATTTAGTTTTCTTTGAAATAGGGGGCAATGATATGTTCTCATTAATTCAAAACCAAGATAGTGAAAATGAAAAAGCTTTAGTTGAATATATGAATGAATCTATTAAGAGTATTAGAGCAACATTGTTTACTCTTTTAAATAATGGTATAAAAAATATCTTATTTATGGGACCTCCAATTATGGATATTGTTCCTAGATATTTAAATAGAGAAGAAAAACAAGATATTGTTGATCTTGGAAAAGAATATGAAATTAAGATTAATAAAGTAGTCAATGAGGTAAAAAGTTATTATCCTGATAGTCTATTTTATACTTCACTTTATGAAGGAGAAAATGATTTTCCAACTATTATAAAAGGATATGGAGAGTATATTGATAAGGAAATTGAAAATGAATACAACAGTACTTCACCTTTTGCTGAAACAAATGTTGTTGAAATAAATGGTAATACAACATTCACTTTTAATGAACTTAAAGCAATTGATTATAAAAAATATATTGACGAGTTAAAAGAAAGCAGTACTTTTGAAAAAACTAAATTAAATGTAACGCTTAAAGCTCAACCATCAAATGTAAATCAATGAAATGATTTAACAGAAAGAGATCAAATAATGAAATCCTATTTTTTCACTGATGTTGTTCATCCAACTAAGTTTGTTCATGAATACGTATCAGAAATAATAAAAGAAATGGTCTTAAGGGAGTTTAAATAA
- a CDS encoding lipoprotein, with the protein MKKLLAIFGTSLLVVSPAFLVVSCTKKEKNIDDISLKTAVEQIGKSVYLTDTKKYNFNYQMNDILRTKRIKDISTIYGNDTYTKDDLSSYSRFDDLYNYYFDKNLFADNLSISENINWEGNIQAQNSKNLELLLVTIPNLLDLLGNGKIFTFIFKLIEIAPSILVSLSDNYLVSYLNKILSKENSESFSNAFSNEPYTNFTNQEALNSSIIGLSNSIDFLLGNKNELKIPTKEQSQGEYFLNSISLLTNNLRSILKKEKTINLDLIIDLPAIAEVIRFARTLIVYITNGVDSIYKENQNQSGHNYFEEIEKFRNSVIEAKKNELNILNVFEFLDSTYEDGEGLKLIFALLFQSYKEPKLRAGKLTINVGAISDENIQVKGITPLLQASINAVFPTFYITEGLPSIVVSLLKILKIDKVNLASVTIDLLNSLVSGSNFKGIIDIMNHFLIINFIKNEQLKSKIESLKEIDEIYKNSLWTELYGGTFINKFYEVLFNKKIEEKINIKGILENSKISFLGEKILYKDILSKINNNQDFKGDFKIDFSNISQIVIDLRKILDLKNGIKTDINIKDFQSNLETLFVNLQGMKKLTSWASNTETSEGSSLWDKYQAEQNKYNKNLRADILTQKIKSVNQNKKYSYEVIVENKKYVINLKMLKNNKFQIISIN; encoded by the coding sequence ATGAAAAAATTATTAGCTATTTTTGGAACTTCTTTGTTAGTAGTTTCACCAGCTTTTTTAGTAGTTTCTTGTACTAAAAAAGAAAAGAATATAGATGATATCTCATTAAAAACTGCAGTTGAGCAAATTGGAAAGTCAGTTTATTTAACTGATACAAAAAAATATAATTTTAATTATCAAATGAATGATATATTAAGAACTAAAAGAATAAAGGATATATCAACTATCTATGGAAATGATACTTATACTAAAGATGATTTAAGTTCTTATTCAAGATTTGATGATTTATATAACTATTATTTTGATAAAAATCTTTTTGCTGATAACTTGTCAATTAGTGAAAATATAAATTGAGAAGGAAACATTCAAGCTCAAAATAGTAAAAATTTAGAATTGTTACTTGTAACAATTCCTAATTTATTAGACTTATTAGGAAATGGTAAAATTTTTACATTTATATTTAAATTAATAGAAATTGCACCTTCAATTCTTGTAAGTTTAAGTGATAATTATTTAGTAAGTTATTTAAATAAAATTCTGTCAAAAGAAAATAGTGAATCTTTTTCGAATGCTTTTTCGAATGAACCTTACACTAATTTTACAAATCAAGAAGCCTTAAATTCTTCAATAATTGGTCTTTCAAATTCAATTGATTTTCTTCTTGGAAATAAAAATGAATTAAAAATTCCAACTAAAGAACAGTCACAAGGTGAGTACTTTTTAAATTCGATATCTTTACTAACAAATAATTTAAGATCTATCTTAAAAAAGGAAAAAACAATTAATTTAGATTTAATAATTGATTTACCAGCAATTGCAGAAGTAATTAGATTTGCAAGAACTCTAATTGTTTATATTACAAATGGAGTAGATTCAATTTACAAAGAAAATCAAAATCAATCAGGACATAATTATTTTGAAGAAATTGAAAAATTTAGAAATAGTGTAATTGAAGCCAAAAAAAATGAATTGAACATTTTAAATGTTTTTGAATTTTTAGATAGTACTTATGAAGATGGAGAAGGTCTAAAATTAATATTTGCATTATTATTTCAAAGTTATAAAGAACCAAAATTAAGAGCAGGAAAATTGACAATAAATGTTGGAGCAATTTCAGATGAAAATATTCAAGTGAAAGGAATAACTCCATTACTTCAAGCTTCGATAAATGCAGTATTCCCGACTTTTTATATAACAGAGGGATTGCCTTCAATTGTCGTGTCTTTATTAAAAATACTTAAAATTGATAAAGTAAATTTAGCAAGTGTAACTATTGATTTATTAAATTCTTTGGTTTCTGGTTCTAATTTTAAAGGTATTATTGATATTATGAATCATTTTTTGATTATAAATTTTATAAAAAATGAGCAATTGAAATCAAAAATTGAATCTTTAAAGGAGATTGATGAAATTTATAAAAATTCACTATGAACTGAACTTTATGGTGGAACTTTTATTAATAAATTTTATGAAGTTTTATTTAATAAAAAAATAGAAGAAAAGATTAATATTAAAGGAATACTAGAAAATAGTAAAATATCATTTTTAGGCGAAAAAATTTTATATAAAGATATTTTGTCAAAAATTAATAATAATCAAGATTTTAAAGGAGACTTTAAAATTGACTTTTCAAATATTTCTCAAATAGTAATTGATTTAAGAAAAATATTGGATCTAAAAAATGGAATAAAAACTGATATTAACATTAAAGATTTTCAATCTAATTTGGAAACTTTATTTGTAAATTTACAAGGAATGAAAAAATTAACTTCATGAGCATCAAATACTGAAACTAGTGAAGGAAGTAGTTTATGAGATAAATATCAAGCCGAACAAAATAAATATAATAAAAATTTAAGAGCTGATATTTTAACTCAAAAAATTAAAAGTGTTAATCAAAATAAGAAATACTCTTATGAAGTTATAGTCGAAAATAAAAAATATGTTATTAACTTAAAAATGTTAAAAAATAATAAATTCCAAATTATTTCAATTAATTAA
- the fib gene encoding cytoskeletal motor fibril protein Fib has product MIGIISTAYFTVKDRQDIKTVKKYWWRNMVIQHLKYRGKFFIIATIGYGKANAAMAITYLMEEYPTLETVLNIDLALSTNDKFDTTDTVMATKFIYRDADLTVFKDIKYGQIVHEPEAYTFNTEFVTQVKNFKLGVSDGIVGTSDMLIYNSKQFKEMVDKYGQTIDVIDTEAGALAQIAKKSSVNFVAMKIMYNNALSPWDNDPLHKFKIYETANTLKYLLARLFNLLSSKYIIDFTKNTNDELEVIHELFELSHDEWVALFKSNVTSIISGLGPSLMLVDKKASKPEALDIVEVLKSKLDDEGPSKIILGEDEWKNAPKKWLRKMMFLTNISVNDDELLWNKSAKYDLKSNKIISIEEVARAVSKVIADRSQDKSAYTYDGATVLKKHLLVSVDAPISFYITHNVTHEFVECPKQGSQLVANEFMKYLNEQLAEVESPFAKIVVYCKVPAEGVAKLPVIITTKSKANQAVVFEGYSSKDQKTYTVVDITRNDYDPLKVGSFKVTVRLKNL; this is encoded by the coding sequence ATGATAGGTATTATTTCAACAGCTTACTTTACAGTTAAAGATCGTCAAGATATTAAAACTGTAAAAAAATATTGATGAAGAAATATGGTTATTCAACATCTTAAATATAGAGGAAAATTTTTCATAATTGCAACAATAGGTTATGGAAAAGCAAATGCTGCAATGGCAATTACTTATTTAATGGAAGAATATCCAACTTTAGAAACAGTTTTAAACATAGACTTAGCTTTATCAACAAATGATAAATTTGATACAACAGATACAGTTATGGCAACTAAATTTATTTATAGAGATGCTGATTTAACAGTATTTAAAGATATTAAATATGGACAAATCGTACACGAACCAGAAGCTTATACTTTTAATACAGAATTTGTAACACAAGTTAAAAACTTTAAATTAGGTGTTTCAGATGGTATTGTTGGTACTTCTGATATGTTAATTTATAACTCAAAACAATTTAAAGAAATGGTTGACAAATATGGTCAAACTATTGATGTAATTGATACAGAAGCTGGAGCATTAGCTCAAATTGCTAAAAAATCAAGTGTTAACTTTGTTGCAATGAAAATTATGTACAACAATGCGTTATCACCATGAGACAATGATCCATTACATAAATTTAAAATTTATGAAACAGCTAATACTTTAAAATATTTATTAGCAAGATTATTTAACTTATTATCTTCAAAATACATAATTGACTTTACAAAAAATACAAATGATGAGTTAGAAGTAATTCATGAATTATTTGAATTATCTCATGATGAATGAGTGGCGTTATTTAAAAGTAATGTTACATCAATTATTTCTGGTTTAGGACCATCATTGATGTTAGTTGATAAAAAAGCATCAAAACCTGAGGCTCTTGATATTGTTGAAGTTTTAAAAAGTAAATTAGATGATGAAGGACCAAGTAAAATTATTTTAGGAGAAGATGAATGAAAAAATGCTCCTAAAAAATGATTACGTAAAATGATGTTCTTAACAAATATTTCTGTAAATGATGATGAATTATTATGAAATAAATCAGCTAAATATGATCTTAAATCAAATAAAATTATTTCAATTGAAGAAGTTGCAAGAGCAGTTTCAAAAGTAATTGCTGATCGTTCACAAGATAAATCAGCTTATACTTATGATGGAGCAACAGTTCTTAAAAAACATTTACTTGTTTCAGTAGATGCTCCAATTTCATTCTATATTACTCATAATGTTACACATGAGTTTGTTGAATGTCCTAAACAAGGATCACAATTAGTTGCAAATGAATTTATGAAATATTTAAATGAACAATTAGCAGAAGTTGAATCTCCTTTTGCTAAAATAGTAGTATACTGTAAAGTTCCTGCAGAAGGTGTTGCAAAACTTCCAGTTATTATTACAACTAAATCAAAAGCTAATCAAGCAGTTGTATTTGAAGGATACTCAAGTAAAGATCAAAAAACTTATACAGTTGTTGATATTACAAGAAATGATTACGACCCATTGAAAGTTGGATCATTCAAAGTTACAGTTCGTTTGAAAAACTTATAG
- a CDS encoding YitT family ABC transporter, with protein sequence MENNLNDKIDDIQEATQEILQDDIVEFQSSEEKKSISKLAKELNKGGNIDGELLSNLENKIMSKREQKLLVQQYFKTKFIRDIAKIILAAFLITITFDYFITPTGRAGLFPAGAGAIARFFATLTFPNQDQVQLQSSFYFIYYFAINIPLFIFGYIKLGKRFTFTTFIFIIMQIGFDQIIQNIPFINPREFNLLVNYQLIGSMPGSWNTGIWLFVFAALGGFLLGFSYSIVYKIGSSTGGLDFLTVFLSNKTNKPVGSLNRKVNFIILAIVIILNTVIIPMSLINSDIKINILQSGNYYQDNSLLKSMWDYAIENGALIGDKNSYQWDPVFEAWFSNILSQDKTLNPEIAKNLFDGSAALAKNQYEFLVQFVCKQGYGDDLVNINQGLVWHIKFLFIFGPSLFASFSLVIFAGISTNVFYPKYTVRTYMITTNNPKKINKMLLENGFQNDILNWDSINRINGNYLHRSVIMVAMSVMDWDKIEREIFMIDPQVKINAIITKSVRGLFNYEIKKNDERDVIRTKIEKNELELEKIRQIAIVRAQKEHEKLHKKSQKRKSKSKKQENNDKKD encoded by the coding sequence ATGGAAAATAATTTGAATGATAAAATTGATGATATTCAGGAAGCAACTCAAGAAATTCTTCAAGACGATATTGTTGAATTTCAATCAAGTGAGGAAAAAAAATCTATTAGTAAATTAGCAAAGGAACTAAATAAGGGTGGAAATATTGACGGTGAACTTTTAAGTAATCTTGAAAATAAAATTATGTCTAAAAGAGAACAAAAATTGCTTGTTCAACAATATTTTAAAACTAAATTTATTAGAGATATAGCTAAAATTATTTTAGCAGCTTTTTTAATTACTATTACATTTGACTACTTTATTACTCCAACTGGAAGAGCAGGTCTTTTCCCAGCTGGTGCAGGAGCAATTGCACGTTTTTTTGCAACTTTAACTTTTCCTAATCAAGATCAAGTTCAATTACAATCGTCATTTTATTTTATTTATTATTTTGCAATAAATATTCCTCTTTTTATTTTTGGATATATTAAACTAGGAAAACGTTTTACATTTACAACATTTATTTTTATAATTATGCAAATTGGTTTTGACCAAATTATTCAAAATATTCCTTTTATTAACCCAAGAGAGTTTAATTTACTTGTAAATTATCAATTAATTGGGTCAATGCCTGGTTCATGAAATACAGGTATATGATTGTTTGTATTTGCTGCTTTAGGTGGCTTTCTATTAGGATTTTCATATTCAATTGTTTATAAAATTGGTTCATCTACAGGTGGATTAGACTTTTTAACTGTTTTTTTATCAAATAAAACAAATAAACCAGTAGGTTCATTAAATAGAAAAGTTAATTTTATTATCTTAGCAATCGTTATTATTTTAAACACTGTAATTATTCCAATGTCACTTATTAATTCTGATATAAAAATTAATATTCTTCAAAGTGGAAACTATTATCAAGATAATAGTTTATTAAAATCAATGTGAGATTATGCAATTGAAAATGGAGCTTTAATAGGAGATAAAAATAGTTATCAATGAGATCCAGTATTTGAAGCTTGATTTTCTAATATTCTTAGCCAGGATAAGACACTAAATCCTGAAATTGCAAAAAACTTATTTGACGGTTCAGCAGCTCTTGCAAAAAATCAATATGAATTTTTAGTTCAATTTGTTTGTAAACAAGGTTACGGAGATGATTTAGTTAATATAAATCAAGGATTAGTTTGACATATTAAATTTTTATTTATTTTTGGACCATCATTATTTGCTTCTTTTTCACTAGTAATTTTTGCAGGAATATCAACTAATGTTTTCTATCCAAAATATACAGTAAGAACATATATGATAACAACAAATAATCCCAAAAAAATTAATAAAATGTTATTAGAAAATGGTTTTCAAAATGATATTTTAAACTGAGATAGTATAAATAGAATTAATGGAAATTATCTACATAGAAGTGTTATTATGGTTGCAATGTCTGTTATGGACTGAGATAAAATTGAAAGAGAAATCTTTATGATTGATCCACAAGTTAAAATAAATGCCATTATAACAAAAAGTGTACGTGGATTATTTAATTATGAGATTAAAAAGAATGATGAAAGAGATGTTATTAGAACGAAAATTGAAAAGAATGAATTAGAATTAGAAAAAATTCGTCAAATTGCTATTGTTCGAGCT